One Vulpes lagopus strain Blue_001 chromosome 18, ASM1834538v1, whole genome shotgun sequence DNA window includes the following coding sequences:
- the TMEM74B gene encoding transmembrane protein 74B isoform X3 — protein MASPPGLELKTLRNGPQIPRRPAPLGPVAPPREGVENVCFSSEEHETHFQNPGDTRLGQSPSPPGGIPSQPRSQRDDLSLRSEEGPGLEPVSRPVDYGFVSALVFLVSGILLVVTAYAIPREARVNPDTVTAREMERLETYYARLGSHLDRCIIAGLGLLTVGGMLLSVLLMVSLCKGELYRRPTFVPGRGSGKTYGSINLRMRQLNGEGGQALVENEVVQVSESSHTFQGS, from the coding sequence ATGGCATCTCCCCCCGGTCTGGAACTGAAGACACTGCGTAATGGCCCCCAGATCCCAAGGAGACCTGCTCCTCTGGGCCCAGTGGCTCCGCCCCGGGAAGGTGTGGAGAACGTCTGCTTTTCCTCAGAGGAGCATGAGACCCATTTCCAGAACCCTGGGGACACCAGACTGGGCCAGTCCCCTAGCCCCCCGGGGGGCATCCCCTCACAGCCCCGATCCCAGCGGGACGATCTATCCCTGCGATCAGAAGAGGGGCCCGGCCTAGAGCCCGTGAGCCGCCCGGTGGATTATGGCTTCGTCTCTGCTCTGGTTTTCCTGGTGAGCGGGATCCTCCTGGTGGTGACAGCATACGCCATCCCCCGGGAGGCCCGTGTCAACCCTGACACGGTGACAGCGCGGGAGATGGAACGCCTGGAGACGTACTATGCCCGCCTGGGCTCCCACCTGGACAGGTGCATCATCGCGGGCCTGGGGCTGCTCACAGTGGGCGGCATGCTTTTGTCAGTCCTGCTGATGGTCTCCCTGTGCAAGGGTGAGCTGTACCGCCGGCCCACCTTCGTCCCCGGCAGGGGCTCCGGGAAGACCTACGGCTCCATTAACCTGCGCATGAGACAGCTCAATGGGGAGGGCGGCCAGGCTCTGGTGGAGAACGAAGTCGTCCAGGTCTCGGAGAGCAGCCACACCTTTCAGGGGTCTTAA
- the TMEM74B gene encoding transmembrane protein 74B isoform X1, producing the protein MRGQRSQDGTSSSACPSVANARLTFGKPPRAFVFMIPLTEVNTEAHRAAKGPRDERGPSFLMASPPGLELKTLRNGPQIPRRPAPLGPVAPPREGVENVCFSSEEHETHFQNPGDTRLGQSPSPPGGIPSQPRSQRDDLSLRSEEGPGLEPVSRPVDYGFVSALVFLVSGILLVVTAYAIPREARVNPDTVTAREMERLETYYARLGSHLDRCIIAGLGLLTVGGMLLSVLLMVSLCKGELYRRPTFVPGRGSGKTYGSINLRMRQLNGEGGQALVENEVVQVSESSHTFQGS; encoded by the exons ATGAGGGGGCAGAGGAGCCAGGACGGGACATCCTCATCCGCCTGCCCTTCAGTGGCCAACGCCCGACTGACCTTCGGAAAGCCTCCCAGAGCCTTCGTTTTCATGATCCCGCTGACAGAGGTGAacactgaggctcacagag cTGCCAAGGGGCCAAGGGATGAGCGGGGGCCCTCCTTCCTAATGGCATCTCCCCCCGGTCTGGAACTGAAGACACTGCGTAATGGCCCCCAGATCCCAAGGAGACCTGCTCCTCTGGGCCCAGTGGCTCCGCCCCGGGAAGGTGTGGAGAACGTCTGCTTTTCCTCAGAGGAGCATGAGACCCATTTCCAGAACCCTGGGGACACCAGACTGGGCCAGTCCCCTAGCCCCCCGGGGGGCATCCCCTCACAGCCCCGATCCCAGCGGGACGATCTATCCCTGCGATCAGAAGAGGGGCCCGGCCTAGAGCCCGTGAGCCGCCCGGTGGATTATGGCTTCGTCTCTGCTCTGGTTTTCCTGGTGAGCGGGATCCTCCTGGTGGTGACAGCATACGCCATCCCCCGGGAGGCCCGTGTCAACCCTGACACGGTGACAGCGCGGGAGATGGAACGCCTGGAGACGTACTATGCCCGCCTGGGCTCCCACCTGGACAGGTGCATCATCGCGGGCCTGGGGCTGCTCACAGTGGGCGGCATGCTTTTGTCAGTCCTGCTGATGGTCTCCCTGTGCAAGGGTGAGCTGTACCGCCGGCCCACCTTCGTCCCCGGCAGGGGCTCCGGGAAGACCTACGGCTCCATTAACCTGCGCATGAGACAGCTCAATGGGGAGGGCGGCCAGGCTCTGGTGGAGAACGAAGTCGTCCAGGTCTCGGAGAGCAGCCACACCTTTCAGGGGTCTTAA
- the TMEM74B gene encoding transmembrane protein 74B isoform X2, with protein MCAPRGFVYNSCVCVSTGFCGASPAAAVRVSPRVAAKGPRDERGPSFLMASPPGLELKTLRNGPQIPRRPAPLGPVAPPREGVENVCFSSEEHETHFQNPGDTRLGQSPSPPGGIPSQPRSQRDDLSLRSEEGPGLEPVSRPVDYGFVSALVFLVSGILLVVTAYAIPREARVNPDTVTAREMERLETYYARLGSHLDRCIIAGLGLLTVGGMLLSVLLMVSLCKGELYRRPTFVPGRGSGKTYGSINLRMRQLNGEGGQALVENEVVQVSESSHTFQGS; from the exons ATGTGCGCGCCCCGAGGCTTTGTGTACAACTCGTGCGTGTGTGTGTCGACTGGGTTTTGTGGAGCTTCACCCGCGGCCGCTGTGCGTGTCTCCCCGCGTGTTG cTGCCAAGGGGCCAAGGGATGAGCGGGGGCCCTCCTTCCTAATGGCATCTCCCCCCGGTCTGGAACTGAAGACACTGCGTAATGGCCCCCAGATCCCAAGGAGACCTGCTCCTCTGGGCCCAGTGGCTCCGCCCCGGGAAGGTGTGGAGAACGTCTGCTTTTCCTCAGAGGAGCATGAGACCCATTTCCAGAACCCTGGGGACACCAGACTGGGCCAGTCCCCTAGCCCCCCGGGGGGCATCCCCTCACAGCCCCGATCCCAGCGGGACGATCTATCCCTGCGATCAGAAGAGGGGCCCGGCCTAGAGCCCGTGAGCCGCCCGGTGGATTATGGCTTCGTCTCTGCTCTGGTTTTCCTGGTGAGCGGGATCCTCCTGGTGGTGACAGCATACGCCATCCCCCGGGAGGCCCGTGTCAACCCTGACACGGTGACAGCGCGGGAGATGGAACGCCTGGAGACGTACTATGCCCGCCTGGGCTCCCACCTGGACAGGTGCATCATCGCGGGCCTGGGGCTGCTCACAGTGGGCGGCATGCTTTTGTCAGTCCTGCTGATGGTCTCCCTGTGCAAGGGTGAGCTGTACCGCCGGCCCACCTTCGTCCCCGGCAGGGGCTCCGGGAAGACCTACGGCTCCATTAACCTGCGCATGAGACAGCTCAATGGGGAGGGCGGCCAGGCTCTGGTGGAGAACGAAGTCGTCCAGGTCTCGGAGAGCAGCCACACCTTTCAGGGGTCTTAA